The Amycolatopsis viridis genome window below encodes:
- a CDS encoding 2'-5' RNA ligase family protein, translating to MTTDGRSALAIPVPAADPLLARVAAQSTAARRGLPAHLTLLYPFLPAADLDVATTAALPDLLGQQSELEVRFTRCHVRDGFVFLRTEPAEPLHELIARLRRRWPRLRPYDGRFGDTVDAHVTIAMDAPDGAALARAVDSGLPLRARLTEAWLAVPGTGWRLVDRFRFRAAPSS from the coding sequence ATGACCACCGACGGGCGCAGCGCGCTCGCGATCCCGGTACCGGCCGCCGACCCGCTGCTGGCGCGCGTGGCCGCGCAGTCGACCGCCGCGCGGCGCGGGCTGCCCGCGCACCTGACGCTGCTGTACCCGTTCCTGCCCGCCGCCGACCTGGACGTGGCCACCACCGCGGCCCTGCCGGACCTCCTCGGGCAGCAGAGCGAACTCGAGGTGCGGTTCACACGCTGCCACGTCCGGGACGGGTTCGTGTTCCTGCGGACGGAACCCGCCGAACCGCTGCACGAGCTGATCGCCCGCCTGCGGCGCCGGTGGCCGCGGCTGCGGCCCTACGACGGCCGGTTCGGCGACACCGTCGACGCGCACGTGACCATCGCGATGGACGCCCCCGACGGCGCGGCGCTCGCGCGGGCGGTGGACTCCGGGCTTCCGCTGCGCGCGCGGCTGACGGAGGCGTGGCTGGCGGTGCCGGGCACCGGATGGCGTCTGGTGGACCGGTTCCGGTTCCGCGCCGCACCGTCGTCTTAG
- a CDS encoding ArsR/SmtB family transcription factor, protein MRYRHPARDQIRIDGVLSALGHPVRLAAVRVLDGGGEHNCGSVLTELGIPAKSTMTHHWRVLRDAGVIIQEPSGRENLLTLRREDLDTRYPGLLDTILDGARTDETGA, encoded by the coding sequence GTGAGGTATCGTCATCCGGCCCGTGACCAGATCCGCATTGACGGCGTGCTGTCGGCGCTGGGGCATCCCGTGCGCCTGGCGGCCGTGCGCGTGCTCGACGGCGGCGGTGAGCACAACTGCGGCAGCGTGCTGACCGAGCTGGGCATCCCCGCCAAGTCGACGATGACCCACCACTGGCGGGTCCTGCGCGACGCCGGGGTGATCATCCAGGAGCCGTCCGGCCGGGAGAACCTGCTGACGCTGCGCCGGGAGGACCTCGACACCCGCTACCCCGGTTTGCTGGACACCATCCTCGACGGCGCCCGCACCGACGAAACCGGCGCCTGA